A region from the Aegilops tauschii subsp. strangulata cultivar AL8/78 chromosome 5, Aet v6.0, whole genome shotgun sequence genome encodes:
- the LOC109773034 gene encoding uncharacterized protein, translating into MAQAPGDPFPSGLRHADTDAAQSHVGKYLLPLKKRAAPTSDGSDRSSADGSFVVPPKKRRVVVDTGGEGTSSTHAIPVQSRPRRVAACNVAYASMEEEEAGSSAAGAAGSKKKNRNRNRNRDSSRKKGPRPARGAAAPLVNRPLHLSVEQQQHLRSLGATAPQFVFMKTLQKSDVERNQNRLLFSCKREFIQAHPITWLLAEEETYFVHEWGDGLSVSVMDDHDNQFNFKLKYLDSNGGYRFIGPGWKDFVAENKLLEPVSDGLRFVIELWAFRSPMLPEQPEGPDVEGLKGHPDGTLGFLFRVYQDESRDVQRGGEEERRPVQKTKRQAPAKAVPSKKLAGQCQAVARDVTRAEIVEAVGEEMADALFGLLMLRRRI; encoded by the exons ATGGCGCAAGCCCCGGGAGATCCCTTCCCGTCGGGCCTCCGACACGCCGACACTGACGCCGCGCAATCACACGTCGGGAAATACCTCTTGCCCTTGAAGAAGAGGGCGGCGCCCACGAGCGACGGCAGCGACCGCAGCAGCGCCGACGGTTCGTTCGTGGTCCCACCGAAGAAGAGACGGGTGGTGGTGGACACCGGCGGCGAGGGCACCAGCAGCACCCACGCGATCCCGGTTCAGAGCCGGCCTAGGCGAGTGGCGGCGTGCAACGTTGCGTACGCGAGCATGGAGGAAGAGGAAGCCGGCTCGTcggcggccggggcggcgggaTCGAAGAAGAAGAATAGGAACAGGAACAGAAACAGGGATAGCAGTAGAAAGAAGGGACCGCGGCCGGCACGGGGCGCCGCCGCCCCTCTGGTCAACAGGCCGCTGCACCTCAGCgtggagcagcagcagcacctCAGGTCGCTCGGCGCCACGGCCCCGCAGTTCGTCTTCATGAAGACCCTCCAGAAGAGCGACGTGGAGCGCAACCAGAACCGGCTGCTCTTCTCGTGCAAGCGCGAGTTCATCCAGGCCCACCCCATCACCTGGCTCCTCGCCGAGGAGGAGACGTACTTCGTGCATGAATGGGGCGACGGGCTGAGCGTGAGCGTCATGGACGACCACGACAACCAGTTCAACTTCAAGCTCAAGTACCTCGACTCCAACGGCGGGTACCGCTTCATCGGCCCCGGCTGGAAGGACTTCGTGGCCGAGAACAAGCTGCTGGAGCCGGTGAGCGACGGCCTTCGTTTTGTCATCGAGCTGTGGGCGTTTCGGTCGCCGATGTTGCCCGAGCAGCCCGAGGGTCCCGACGTCGAGGGCCTAAAGGGCCACCCTGACGGCACCCTCGGGTTTCTCTTCCGAGTGTATCAGGACGAGAGCAGGGACGTCcagcgcggcggcgaggaagaaAGGCGGCCGGTCCAGAAGACGAAGAGGCAGGCGCCGGCCAAGGCGGTGCCATCAAAGAAGCTTGCGGGACAGTGCCAAGCCGTGGCGCGGGACGTGACGAGGGCCGAGATAGTCGAGGCGGTTGGGGAGGAAATGGCGGATGCGTTGTTCGGGCTCTTGATGCTAAG GAGAAGAATTTGA
- the LOC109773033 gene encoding uncharacterized protein produces MGVLSAVADAVVVLFSLTIAMAAPLIGAQSVLPPHLYPAPLRDFKRWYAAEFDDYLMAQPPAFLRGIFWLEIAFLWPLSVVTIYGVLARRRWAATTSLMAGVSTLTSMSAIPGEMLGSGRATPRLLQLYAPYVVFAVIAILRGLCSCSAPPSPASSARKKRV; encoded by the exons ATGGGCGTCCTCTCGGCGGTGGCGGACGCTGTGGTCGTCCTATTCTCGCTCACCATCGCAATGGCGGCCCCGCTGATCGGCGCGCAGTCCGTCCTCCCGCCACACCTATACCCGGCGCCGTTGCGGGACTTCAAGCGGTGGTACGCCGCCGAGTTCGACGACTACCTCATGGCCCAGCCGCCGGCCTTCCTCCGCGGCATCTTCTGGCTCGAGATCGCCTTCCTCTGGCCCCTCTCCGTCGTCACCATCTACGGCGTCCTCGCCCGCCGCCGCTGGGCCGCCACCACCTCGCTCATGGCCGGCGTCTCCACCCTCACCTCCATG TCCGCAATACCTGGTGAGATGCTGGGCTCAGGAAGGGCAACGCCGAGGCTGCTTCAGCTGTATGCTCCATACGTTGTGTTTGCCGTCATTGCAATTTTGCGCGGCCTCTGCTCATGCTCGGCGCCGCCTTCCCCTGCATCTTCTGCTCGGAAGAAGAGGGTCTAG
- the LOC109773032 gene encoding uncharacterized protein, translating into MARLLAQSLARPSPATASLLPLRGLSTKVELIEIDLAEEDPSSVEVVGIRRMEEAIHGVMVRRATPEWLPFVPGGSFWVPPVRRPRGVAELVGRIAASGVGEVSYEAEPYVPMTEEEVLSLSTARGWPSAAYFVEGERDE; encoded by the coding sequence ATGGCTCGCCTGCTCGCGCAAAGCCTAGCCCGCCCCTCTCCGGCCACCGCCTCCCTCCTCCCGCTCCGCGGGCTCTCCACCAAGGTCGAGCTCATCGAGATCGACCTCGCCGAGGAGGACCCGTCGTCGGTCGAGGTCGTGGGGATCCGGCGcatggaggaggccatccacggCGTGATGGTGCGGCGGGCCACGCCCGAGTGGCTCCCTTTCGTGCCGGGCGGGTCCTTCTGGGTGCCCCCCGTGCGTCGCCCCCGCGGGGTCGCCGAGCTCGTCGGCCGGATCGCGGCGTCCGGGGTCGGCGAGGTGTCGTACGAGGCGGAGCCCTACGTCCCCATGACGGAGGAGGAGGTGCTCTCCCTCTCCACGGCCCGGGGGTGGCCGTCGGCGGCCTACTTCGTCGAAGGTGAGCGGGACGAGTGA